The DNA window CCATAGCGAAAGTCAAGCCGGGGGACAAGCTTCTTATCTACCTCAAGCAGGAAAAGATCGGCGACGAGATTAAAGAGCCGAGGATTGTAGCGGTTTACGAAGTCGTCTCGGAGCCTTTCAGAGACTCGACGAAGATCTTCAAAACTCCTAAAGGTATGGGAAGCGAAACTTTTCCGCTGAGAATTAAGATAAAGCCGATCAAGATCTTCGATAAGCCGATAGAGTTCAAGCCGTTGATTC is part of the Ferroglobus placidus DSM 10642 genome and encodes:
- a CDS encoding EVE domain-containing protein; translation: MAYWLCITTEENWKVIREKNVWGVPERHRNTIAKVKPGDKLLIYLKQEKIGDEIKEPRIVAVYEVVSEPFRDSTKIFKTPKGMGSETFPLRIKIKPIKIFDKPIEFKPLIPKLKFITNKKKWSGHLMGKAMREIPEDDFRLITEKA